Below is a window of Spirochaetaceae bacterium DNA.
CCCCGGCGCCCTGCCGCGCCGCGGCGGCGCCGTTGACCCGGCCCGCATCGCCCGCTTCGGCCCCGGCGCCCGCCTCCCCGGCGGCGCCCGTAACCGGCACCATCCAGCCGCAGCGGTCCTCCAGCGCCCCGTACTGCACGCCCTTCAGCGTCTTCAAGAACCCGCGCGCCACCGGACCGATGGCGCCGTCGCCGAACACCTTCTCGGTTTCGCCGTGGCGCAGTGAGCTGAAGTAGGTCACGCCCGCGGCCGTGCCGGTGCCGAATGCCTCGACCGCGTCGTCGAGCACCTCTTCCACCGCCACCGGGCGCTCCTCCACCGTCATGCCCTCCTCGGCGGCCAGCTCCAGGATGGTACGCCGCGTGATGCCGGGCAGGATGGTGTCGCCGAGCGCCGGCGTCACCAGGCGGCCGTCGCCGAGCACGAAGAACAGGTTGCAGGAGGAGCCCTCCTCCACGTAGCGGTGATGCTCGGCGTCCAGGAACACGCACTCCATGTAGCCGGCCACCTCTGCCTCGCGCTTCGCCAGCGCGCTGGTCACGTAGTTGGCGCTGCACTTGATCCAGCCGGTGCCGCCGGGGGTGGCGCGCACCCGCCGCGTGGTGACGGTGGCCGAGCTGCCGCCGTCGGCGAAGTAGGACCCGACCCGCGTGGAGATGACCACGAACCAGGGCGCCTGGCTCAGGTTCACGCCGATGCCGCCCTCGGCCAGCGAGAAGGGCCTTATATATACGGAATGCCCGCCGGCGAAGTCGTCGCGCTCCCAGGCCGGGTCGTAGGCGGGCGCGAAGCCGATCGCCTGGTTGCGCGCCACCACGCCGCACGCCGCCGCCACGAACTCGTCCACCGGCACGCCCGGCATGTACAACCCCTCCATGGAGCGCTTCATGCGGATGCCGTTCTCGCGCGGGCGGAACAGCTTCAGCGATCCGTCCGGCTGCGGGAACGCCTTCAGGCCCTCGAAGCAGGCCATCGCGTACTGGGTCGAGTAGTTGACCAGCGGCAGCCCGGGGAACTCGTTGCGCTCGCGGTACAGGCGCTCGCGCTCCGCGTCCGGCAGCGCCTCCTCCTCGGCCGGGCTCAGGTGGCGCTTCTCGACATACTCGGGAACCCATGCGTCTCCGTCGAACTTGCTCAGGTAGACCCACGGATAGATGGAAAGACTGAATTCGGCAGCCATGGCGAATTGCGATGGTACGACCGCCGCCGCTCCCGGTCAACCTGTTTCTATCGGCCATTTTCCTACCATTCGGTGGCTCCGACCTCCTGTTTCCTACCATAATGTCATCTCGTGGTCGCGTGCTTGCCGGCTGTGCCGCCTTGTCGTATGCTGAGCCGGTTGCTTTCCACGGTGCCGCTTGGCATGGCTATTGCTTCGGCACCCCCAGGAAAACGAGTGTTTGACAGCGCTCGCGACATGGTGCAAGGTATCGGTCCGCAAAGGAGGACGGGCCGCTTGCAATTGTTTGGAAGTACGGGCATAGTGTCCGTTCCGGTGACTGTACACGGTGGTCATTCCATGATACGTTCGCCGCGATGCGCTGGCGGTTGCGCGCGCGTATCCGTAGGAGTATCCTGGAGTTGACCAGCCCCGGCGGAAGTCTGGGGGCTCGTTTGCCGATAAAGTGAGCGGGCGCTCGATTTCGGGGCGCAACAGGTTGACAACATCCGATTGGGCAGTGCATTATTGCGCCATCGGATAGCGGGGGCAGGGTTCTGCCGGGCCGTTGGCCCGACTAAAGGCCCGCATTTACAGGCCCCGGCAATAAGTGAAGGAGGAAGTGATGAAGAAACTCTCACTTCTACTAGTGGTGCTACTTGCCGCGGGCTCGGCCGGCCTGTACGGGCAAATGGCAATCGGAACGAACTTCAGCATCTCCGGTGATGCGACGGCCACCGCGGGCTACGACCTGGATGAGGAGGTGTTCGGATTCAAGAGCGCGTCGAGCGCCAACATCAAGATCGAGCTCGTCGCCAAGCAGTCGGACAAGAAGCCCGCGGAGATGATGTCCGGCTGGTACGGCTCGATCGAGTTGAACGACTTCCAGATCGTGATTGACAGCGATAACGAAGAGGACGACACGAAGTTCCTCAGGGACGACGGTACAACCGCAGGTTACACCCGTCTCTACGTGGTGGAGCCGGACATCGTGGCCACCCTCAGGAACGGCCCGCTGTTCCTGAGGATTTTCGCCGCCCCCGACAACAAGGCCGACCTCGTGGCCGCCGTTGAGAACGACGATCCCGACGACGACGACTACAAGGCGGTGGGCGACGACGACCCGAACGACGTGGGAAGCGAGATCAACAAGGGCCACGGCATCACGATCGGTTACGACACGGCCGACCTGGACTTGGCGATTGGCGTCTCTTCGGAGGAAGAGTTCAAGGAGGATGGCGGCAACACGCAGGGTCCGTACGCGGTCAGCGCCGATCTGGGCGTGGAAGTGGGACCCGCGCGGCTCGACATAGCGTTCGCGCAGGGTTTCAAGAACAACGACGACGCCACTCCCATGGACGATGACGACAACACCGGCATTGGCGGCAAGCTGACGACCACGTTTGGCGACATCCAGTTGTCCGGTGGTGCCGACATTGAGATGACCGGCGACTCTGACGATCCCGATACCGAAGTGAACGAGCAGATGGATTGGGAAGCCGGCGCCAACGCTATGGTCACACTAACCTCGGACACCAGCCTCAAAGCTGACTTCATAACTTCGAGTCGGAAGAAGGTGGCCTCCGACGTGACGGTGGAGATCGCGGACAAGAGCGGCCTCGTCGAGGATCTCGACATGTCGCTGAAGTGGGGCATGTTCGACATCTCCGGCGGCGACGATGCTGAGGGTGCTCCGATGACCGAGAACGACATGTCGGACCTGCTCGTAAAGGGTTCGCTTGACTATCACCTTGATGCGATGGGTGGCAAGCTGACGCCGGGCACGACGGTTGAGGTCAACCAGCTTGACGGCAGCGAGGACCACACCTATGTGGGCCTTGAGGTACGGGCGGTGCTGACGGGCGCGATCCCGGCTACGGAGTTCGGTCTGAAGTGGAATACTGAACGACTGGTCGATTCCGGCGCCAATGAAGCCCAGCAGGGAACAGTCACCCTCTGGACCAAGATCGTCTACTAGGTTTTCGCAGACTCTCGCTAACCATGACGGCGCGTCTCCCTCGGGGGGCGCGCCGTTTTCGTGTCTCTGGTTGCACCCCCACTTTTTTTCCCTCCCGTTGAAGCGGTACGGACGGTAGCCCGTTTATAGGGTTGCGAGAGCGGGTCCGGCGACCGCGGCGCCGGCTCCGCCGAACTACACGAGGAGGGCTGTGTGAACAACCTCAATTCCGTACTGTTGGAAGGGAACCTGTGTCGGGATCCCGAACTTCGCTACACGCCGAAGGGCACGCCGGTGTGCACGCTCGTGGTAGCGTGCAACCGCTCCTACAAGGTGAACGGCGAGCGCCAGGAGGAGGTTTCCTTCGTCGAGGCCACCACCTGGGGCAAGCTCGCCACCGTGTGCGCCGAGCACCTCACCAAGGGCCGCGGCGTGCGCGTCGTGGGCCGCCTCAAGCAGGAGCGCTGGGAAGACGGCGACGGCAACCCGCGCGCCAAGATCGTGATCGTGGCCGAACACGTCGAGTTCCAGCCACGGCGGCGTGAGGCCGGCGACGACCAGGAGTCCACCGCCGACCAGAAAGAGCCGGCCGCCGAGCTGGCGTCGTAAACGTCCGCCGGCCAGCGGGAGTCGGAGGCAAGCGCCATCGGGCGCGCCCGCCCGGCTCCCGCGGCCGGCCCCCGGTTCGAGCCAATACCCGAGCAAACCTGCACAGTTCGTTGACGGCCGCCGCGCAAGCGAGCAGGGCCCAAACAGCCGTCGTCAAGGAGCACTTCCACACGCCGGGCGTTGGCGACACCCAGGCTGTGCAAGGCCACGTTCGCGGCCGCTCGTTCTGGACGCAGTACCGTTGCGCAGTTACCTTGATGCAATCTGCGATGGTTGGAGCGTAGCCGTGCGGGCAAGCCGCGAACCGATGTCACCACTCCGCGACGAGGACCTGATCGAACTGTTCAGCCGTCGTCTGCCTGACCTGCTGGAACGGCGGCCGGACCTGCAGCCGGCACTGTTCCACGCGTTTCTGAAGACCTTCGCGCGCCGTGAAGAAGTCGCCTTGGTCATCACCGAGTTGCGCGCGTTGCGTACCGAGATGGAGAGCCGCTTCGCGGGCGTAGATGAGCGCTTCGACCGCATGGATGAGCGCTTCGACCGCGCGGACCGGCGGTTCGATCAGTTTCGTGCCGAGGTTTACGATCGATTCGAGGATGTACATCGGGCGATCGACCGGCTTGGGGCGCGTTGGGGGATCCGCAACGAGAGCCTGTTCCGCCGAACCATCGCAGCGCTGGTCGAGAAGTCGTTCGGTGTCGGCGTCGAG
It encodes the following:
- a CDS encoding aminotransferase class IV, with translation MAAEFSLSIYPWVYLSKFDGDAWVPEYVEKRHLSPAEEEALPDAERERLYRERNEFPGLPLVNYSTQYAMACFEGLKAFPQPDGSLKLFRPRENGIRMKRSMEGLYMPGVPVDEFVAAACGVVARNQAIGFAPAYDPAWERDDFAGGHSVYIRPFSLAEGGIGVNLSQAPWFVVISTRVGSYFADGGSSATVTTRRVRATPGGTGWIKCSANYVTSALAKREAEVAGYMECVFLDAEHHRYVEEGSSCNLFFVLGDGRLVTPALGDTILPGITRRTILELAAEEGMTVEERPVAVEEVLDDAVEAFGTGTAAGVTYFSSLRHGETEKVFGDGAIGPVARGFLKTLKGVQYGALEDRCGWMVPVTGAAGEAGAGAEAGDAGRVNGAAAARQGAG
- a CDS encoding DUF3782 domain-containing protein, with translation MSPLRDEDLIELFSRRLPDLLERRPDLQPALFHAFLKTFARREEVALVITELRALRTEMESRFAGVDERFDRMDERFDRADRRFDQFRAEVYDRFEDVHRAIDRLGARWGIRNESLFRRTIAALVEKSFGVGVEQRTIAGEQFGVVIHDHQHVLVEIAASVGPTIQTRLERKRRLYEESTGVRPARVILATASIHSDRAHHLKQAGIEVIEPEELDDSPE
- a CDS encoding single-stranded DNA-binding protein, which produces MNNLNSVLLEGNLCRDPELRYTPKGTPVCTLVVACNRSYKVNGERQEEVSFVEATTWGKLATVCAEHLTKGRGVRVVGRLKQERWEDGDGNPRAKIVIVAEHVEFQPRRREAGDDQESTADQKEPAAELAS